A genome region from Halorubellus sp. JP-L1 includes the following:
- a CDS encoding homing endonuclease associated repeat-containing protein, whose translation MADEADCVTALREAAHRLGESPTRAQYDELGLTPAGPTIQRTFGGWNAAKRAADLETYDQGGGADPTPDPKPDDVTLPDGVEWVSLTANQRWYYKNREYDIERREERRQELQAWVREQKAESDGCERCEEAHPATLEYHHPGEKFKSISRMVRDGHSRDRMLKEMSRCELLCANCHRKLHDEALESA comes from the coding sequence ATGGCCGACGAAGCCGACTGCGTCACCGCGCTCCGCGAAGCCGCCCACCGCCTCGGCGAGTCCCCGACCAGAGCACAGTACGACGAACTCGGGCTTACACCAGCTGGACCTACGATCCAACGTACCTTCGGCGGCTGGAACGCCGCCAAACGAGCGGCAGACCTCGAAACGTACGACCAGGGTGGGGGTGCGGATCCGACACCTGACCCGAAACCGGACGACGTCACGTTGCCCGACGGCGTGGAGTGGGTGTCGCTGACTGCAAACCAGCGCTGGTACTACAAGAACCGTGAGTACGACATCGAACGGCGCGAAGAGCGCCGGCAGGAACTCCAGGCGTGGGTTCGCGAGCAGAAGGCGGAAAGCGACGGCTGCGAACGGTGCGAGGAAGCCCACCCTGCGACACTCGAGTACCACCACCCCGGGGAGAAGTTCAAATCGATCTCACGCATGGTGAGGGACGGGCACTCGCGGGATCGTATGCTCAAGGAGATGTCGCGATGCGAACTTCTCTGTGCGAACTGTCACCGAAAGCTCCACGACGAAGCGCTAGAGAGCGCCTGA
- a CDS encoding IMP cyclohydrolase: MYVGRFVVVGPDVAAYRVSSRSFPNREIRERDAALTVGPTADAEETDNPYVEYNCVRTTTDGAQAVLGNGSHVDPVVEKLDLGYPARDALASVLLALDFEKDDYDTPRVAGVLDDAGDAYVGIVRRDAVLVRAVEESTIVATYERDAPEAFAFDAADAASAARDAYDLEFEHAVCAAGVSRDGDGFETAVHNG; this comes from the coding sequence ATGTACGTGGGACGGTTCGTTGTCGTCGGTCCGGACGTGGCGGCGTATCGAGTGTCCTCGCGGTCGTTCCCGAACCGGGAGATCCGCGAGCGCGACGCGGCGTTGACGGTGGGGCCGACGGCGGACGCCGAGGAGACGGACAACCCCTACGTGGAGTACAACTGCGTGCGGACGACGACAGACGGCGCGCAAGCGGTGCTGGGGAACGGCTCGCACGTCGATCCGGTCGTGGAGAAGCTCGACCTCGGGTATCCGGCGCGGGACGCGCTGGCGTCCGTGCTGCTGGCGCTGGACTTCGAGAAGGACGACTACGACACACCGCGCGTCGCGGGCGTGCTCGACGACGCAGGCGACGCGTACGTCGGGATCGTGCGTCGGGACGCCGTGCTGGTGCGGGCGGTCGAGGAGTCGACGATCGTCGCGACCTACGAGAGGGACGCACCGGAGGCGTTCGCGTTCGACGCGGCGGACGCGGCGAGTGCGGCCCGTGACGCGTACGACCTCGAGTTCGAGCACGCGGTCTGCGCGGCCGGCGTCTCGCGCGACGGCGACGGGTTCGAGACCGCGGTTCACAACGGCTGA
- a CDS encoding NADH:flavin oxidoreductase, with protein MGAQLEDSLEIGSVTVPNRLYRAPLLECAGNGPDAVETLIADLEPAAASGVGLVFQGATIVRGDGGCAAPGMTRVHDDDFVSRLAALTDAIHDHGAKIFVQLEHGGLRSMETWHADYRREHPDLRQLAVSQPPWQLRALDRVGFLDYDPHVMTTSEVKELAADFGQAARRCADAGYDGIHLAGANMGLLHQFATPFYNRRDDRFGDRGAFFELVLDEIRSRAGDVPVVTKVPAETPAPRLVPRHLDLRDGVALAERLADYGYDAVVPVQTNVFWDMSIVRGAYPKRAWTDDSLQDAYADAFGSRWRALSVRALNRLQARRMDFDAPWNADFCRRVRNRVDVPVLCEGGVRERGEMDRLLGSDGDSSDPPAADAVGMARPFYAEPRLAARLLDAPDRDHVTPDVHVVCESCNNCTVPQATGERGVCRTPSVLRERGRLEKRGAYTLEEQAVDGSEAEDGDVSGR; from the coding sequence ATGGGCGCGCAACTCGAGGACTCCCTCGAAATAGGGAGCGTCACCGTCCCAAACCGCCTCTATCGCGCGCCGCTACTGGAGTGCGCGGGGAACGGCCCGGACGCCGTCGAGACGCTGATCGCGGACCTGGAACCCGCGGCGGCGAGCGGCGTCGGCCTCGTCTTCCAGGGCGCGACCATCGTCCGCGGCGACGGCGGCTGCGCCGCGCCCGGGATGACGCGCGTCCACGACGACGACTTCGTCTCGCGCCTCGCCGCACTCACCGACGCCATCCACGACCACGGCGCGAAGATCTTCGTCCAGCTCGAGCACGGCGGCCTCCGGTCGATGGAGACCTGGCACGCCGACTACCGACGCGAGCACCCCGACCTCCGCCAGCTCGCGGTCTCCCAGCCGCCCTGGCAGCTTCGCGCGCTCGATCGCGTCGGCTTCCTCGACTACGACCCCCACGTCATGACCACGAGCGAAGTCAAGGAACTGGCGGCGGACTTCGGCCAGGCGGCGCGACGGTGCGCGGACGCCGGCTACGACGGCATCCACCTCGCCGGCGCCAACATGGGACTCCTCCACCAGTTCGCGACGCCGTTCTACAACCGCCGCGACGACCGCTTCGGCGACCGCGGCGCGTTCTTCGAGCTCGTCCTCGACGAGATCCGGTCCCGGGCCGGTGACGTCCCCGTCGTCACGAAGGTCCCCGCCGAGACGCCCGCTCCGCGGCTCGTCCCCCGGCACCTCGACCTTCGGGACGGCGTCGCACTCGCCGAGCGCCTCGCCGACTACGGGTACGACGCCGTGGTACCCGTCCAGACGAACGTCTTCTGGGACATGAGCATCGTCCGCGGCGCCTACCCGAAGCGCGCGTGGACCGACGACTCGCTCCAGGACGCGTACGCCGACGCGTTCGGGAGCCGATGGCGCGCACTCTCGGTTCGCGCCCTCAACCGCCTCCAAGCCCGCCGCATGGACTTCGACGCGCCGTGGAACGCCGACTTCTGCCGGCGCGTCCGCAACCGCGTCGACGTCCCCGTCCTCTGCGAGGGCGGCGTCCGCGAGCGCGGCGAGATGGACCGCCTGCTCGGGTCCGACGGCGACTCCAGCGACCCTCCAGCAGCGGACGCCGTCGGCATGGCCCGCCCGTTCTACGCCGAACCCCGCCTCGCCGCCCGCCTCCTCGACGCCCCCGACCGCGACCACGTCACCCCCGACGTCCACGTCGTCTGCGAGTCCTGCAACAACTGCACCGTCCCACAAGCCACCGGCGAACGTGGCGTCTGCCGGACGCCGAGCGTCCTCCGCGAACGCGGCCGCCTCGAGAAACGCGGCGCGTACACCCTGGAAGAACAGGCCGTAGACGGCTCAGAAGCCGAGGATGGCGACGTGTCGGGCCGATAA
- a CDS encoding patatin-like phospholipase family protein yields the protein MADEPAAQDVEADESVEDRSSEDDPGATRVAIACQGGGSHTAFTAGALQSLLADAETNVVGLSGTSGGAICATAAWYGLLAEDETPASVLDAVWTDVAARSPLDRALNAWTVWGSTIEASGFPTPSVSPYHNPAAGIAQKHLRRALADNVDFDRFADLATEDAPRLVVGTVDVEGGAFETFADGDVTADAVLASTAIPELFPGVEIDGHVHWDGVFSHNPPINALMNVDRERKPEELWIVQINPDGASENPTSLREIQDRRNELAGNLSLNQQLHLVRRVNDWLDAGHLPESDFQTVKIRRMELDRDLSYATKLDRDADFLDDLRDLGADAAAEFCDRREAGDVDEHFHVDATAIHDAHADDD from the coding sequence ATGGCGGACGAACCGGCCGCCCAGGACGTGGAAGCGGACGAATCAGTCGAAGACAGATCGAGCGAAGACGACCCCGGTGCGACGCGCGTCGCCATCGCGTGCCAGGGCGGCGGCAGCCACACCGCGTTCACCGCGGGCGCGCTCCAGTCGCTGCTCGCGGACGCGGAGACGAACGTCGTCGGGCTCTCGGGGACGAGCGGCGGCGCGATCTGCGCGACCGCGGCGTGGTACGGACTCCTCGCCGAGGACGAGACGCCAGCGAGCGTCCTCGACGCCGTCTGGACGGACGTCGCCGCTCGCTCGCCGCTCGACCGCGCGCTGAACGCGTGGACGGTCTGGGGGAGTACGATCGAAGCGTCGGGGTTCCCGACGCCGAGCGTGAGTCCGTACCATAACCCTGCGGCCGGTATCGCCCAGAAGCACCTCCGGCGTGCGCTCGCCGACAACGTCGACTTCGACCGGTTCGCCGACCTCGCCACCGAGGACGCACCACGGCTCGTCGTCGGTACCGTCGACGTCGAAGGCGGCGCGTTCGAGACGTTCGCCGACGGTGACGTCACCGCCGACGCCGTCCTCGCCTCGACCGCCATCCCCGAACTCTTCCCCGGCGTCGAGATCGACGGACACGTCCACTGGGACGGAGTCTTCTCGCACAACCCGCCGATCAACGCCCTGATGAACGTCGACCGGGAGCGCAAGCCCGAGGAGCTCTGGATCGTCCAGATCAACCCCGACGGCGCCAGCGAGAACCCGACGTCGCTCCGCGAGATACAGGACCGCCGGAACGAACTCGCCGGGAACCTCTCCCTCAATCAGCAACTGCACCTCGTCCGGCGCGTCAACGACTGGCTCGACGCCGGCCACCTCCCGGAGAGCGACTTCCAGACCGTGAAGATCCGCCGCATGGAACTCGACCGCGACCTGTCGTACGCGACGAAGCTCGACCGCGACGCCGACTTCCTCGACGACCTCCGCGACCTCGGCGCCGACGCCGCCGCCGAGTTCTGCGACCGCCGAGAGGCTGGGGACGTCGACGAGCACTTCCACGTCGACGCCACCGCGATACACGACGCTCACGCCGACGACGACTGA
- a CDS encoding ATP-dependent DNA helicase — MKVADVPNLPDAFREQLHDDGIEELYPPQSEAVEAGVTEGANVVASVPTASGKTLVAQMAMLSKVAEGGTALYIVPLRALASEKAEEFREFEAFGVDIGVSTGNYEGTSEWLAEKDVVVATSEKVDSLVRNNASWLGDVSCVVADEVHLVDDRERGPTLEVTLAKLRQLTSDLQVVALSATVGNADVVAEWLDAELVDSDWRPIELKKGVHYGSALHFDGDDEEREVRVRSGEKAEMALVRDALEDGGSSLVFVNSRRNAEAAARRLGDTVAPFLTDDERERCEELAADIRDVSDTETSDDLADAVANGAAFHHAGLASEHRSLVEDAFRARTLKAVSATPTLAAGVNTPARRVVVRDWQRYTGSGMEPLPVLEVHQMMGRAGRPGLDPYGEAVLLAKSHEDLERLSEEYVRADPEELRSKLVAEPALRMHVLSTVASGFARSRSALLEFLRETLYAVQEEDPNRLEALLDDVLRYLETNDFVTRDGDELAATGLGHTVSRLYLDPMSAAEIVDGLKAADGKPTALALFHLVSRTPDMYQLYLKSGDREQYTEEFYEREQEFLGPAPSEFEDARFEDWLSALKTARLMEDWASELDEDTITQRYGVGPGDVRGKTETAEWLLGAAESLATELDLGGDVVVGVREARKRVEDGVREELLDLVGVREVGRKRARRLFDAGIETRADLREAPKATVLAALDGREKTAETVLENAGRQDASMDDVSVDDAPDEVVAATTASGASSESASSSSDDGNDDDQASLGDF; from the coding sequence ATGAAGGTCGCCGACGTGCCGAACCTCCCCGATGCCTTCCGCGAGCAACTGCACGACGACGGCATCGAGGAGCTGTACCCGCCCCAGAGCGAGGCCGTGGAGGCGGGCGTCACCGAGGGCGCGAACGTGGTGGCGAGCGTGCCGACGGCGAGCGGGAAGACGCTCGTCGCGCAGATGGCGATGCTGTCGAAGGTCGCCGAGGGCGGGACGGCGCTGTACATCGTGCCGCTGCGGGCGCTCGCGAGCGAGAAGGCCGAGGAGTTCCGCGAGTTCGAGGCGTTCGGCGTCGACATCGGGGTGTCGACGGGGAACTACGAGGGGACGAGCGAGTGGCTCGCCGAGAAGGACGTCGTCGTCGCGACGAGCGAGAAGGTGGACTCGCTCGTGCGGAACAACGCCAGCTGGCTCGGGGACGTCTCGTGCGTGGTCGCGGACGAGGTCCACCTCGTGGACGACCGCGAGCGCGGGCCGACGCTGGAGGTGACGCTCGCGAAGCTCCGCCAGTTGACGAGCGACCTTCAGGTGGTCGCGCTGTCGGCGACCGTCGGGAACGCGGACGTGGTCGCGGAGTGGCTGGACGCCGAACTCGTGGACTCGGACTGGCGGCCGATCGAGCTGAAGAAGGGCGTGCACTACGGGTCGGCGCTGCACTTCGACGGCGACGACGAGGAGCGCGAGGTTCGCGTACGCAGCGGCGAGAAGGCGGAGATGGCGCTGGTCCGCGACGCTTTGGAAGACGGCGGGTCGTCGCTCGTGTTCGTGAACTCGCGGCGGAACGCCGAGGCCGCTGCGCGTCGCCTCGGCGACACCGTCGCGCCGTTCCTCACCGACGACGAGCGCGAGCGCTGCGAGGAACTGGCCGCGGATATCCGGGACGTGAGCGACACGGAGACGAGCGACGACCTCGCGGACGCGGTCGCCAACGGGGCGGCGTTCCACCACGCGGGACTGGCGAGCGAGCACCGGAGCCTGGTCGAGGACGCCTTCCGCGCACGGACGCTCAAGGCGGTGAGCGCGACGCCGACCCTGGCAGCGGGCGTGAACACGCCCGCGCGCCGCGTCGTCGTCCGGGACTGGCAGCGCTATACCGGCAGCGGCATGGAGCCCCTTCCGGTACTGGAGGTCCACCAGATGATGGGGCGCGCTGGACGGCCCGGCCTCGACCCCTACGGCGAAGCGGTGTTGCTCGCGAAGAGCCACGAGGACCTCGAACGACTCAGCGAGGAGTACGTGCGCGCCGACCCCGAGGAGCTCCGGTCGAAGCTCGTCGCCGAACCCGCCTTGCGGATGCACGTCCTCTCCACCGTAGCGAGCGGGTTCGCGCGCTCGCGGAGCGCGCTCCTCGAGTTCCTCCGCGAGACCCTGTACGCGGTCCAGGAGGAGGACCCGAACCGACTGGAGGCGCTGCTCGACGACGTCCTGCGCTACCTCGAGACGAACGACTTCGTGACGCGGGACGGCGACGAACTTGCCGCGACCGGCCTCGGACACACCGTCTCTCGACTCTACCTCGACCCGATGAGCGCCGCGGAGATCGTCGACGGCCTCAAAGCGGCCGATGGGAAGCCGACCGCGCTCGCCCTGTTCCACCTCGTGAGTCGGACGCCGGACATGTACCAGCTCTACCTGAAGTCCGGGGACCGCGAGCAGTACACGGAGGAGTTCTACGAGCGCGAGCAGGAGTTCCTCGGCCCCGCACCGAGCGAGTTCGAGGACGCGCGCTTCGAGGACTGGCTGAGTGCACTGAAGACGGCGCGACTCATGGAGGACTGGGCGAGCGAACTCGACGAGGATACGATCACGCAGCGCTACGGCGTCGGCCCCGGCGACGTCCGTGGGAAGACCGAGACCGCGGAGTGGCTGCTGGGGGCGGCGGAGTCGCTCGCGACGGAACTGGACCTCGGCGGGGACGTCGTCGTCGGCGTCCGCGAGGCGAGAAAGCGCGTGGAGGACGGCGTACGGGAGGAACTCCTGGACCTCGTGGGCGTCCGCGAGGTCGGGCGGAAGCGCGCGCGGCGGCTGTTCGACGCGGGCATCGAGACGCGCGCGGACCTCCGAGAGGCGCCGAAGGCGACGGTGCTCGCCGCGCTCGACGGCCGCGAGAAGACCGCCGAGACCGTCCTCGAGAACGCCGGCCGGCAGGACGCGTCGATGGACGACGTCAGCGTCGACGACGCCCCCGACGAGGTCGTCGCGGCGACGACTGCGAGCGGCGCCAGTAGCGAGAGCGCGAGCAGTTCGAGCGACGACGGGAACGACGACGATCAGGCGAGCCTGGGTGACTTCTGA
- a CDS encoding metallophosphoesterase, with product MQVAVISDVHGNRVALDAVLEDVPRVAGVLCAGDVVGYGPWPGECVDAVRREGATAVMGNHDRAVVRDSGFGFNSMANAGVEYARDVLDDEHFEYLAELPEERLAAGGRVKIVHGHPDDPDHYTRPHEFSPRLLDDEDVLVMGHTHVQHHEKYGDGIVMNPGSVGQPRDGDPRAAYALLDLDAMTIDERRVEYDVDAVQEAVHDAGLPERIGARLERGE from the coding sequence ATGCAAGTCGCCGTCATCTCGGACGTCCACGGGAACCGCGTCGCGCTCGATGCGGTGCTCGAGGACGTGCCGCGCGTCGCTGGCGTACTCTGTGCGGGCGACGTCGTCGGGTACGGGCCGTGGCCGGGGGAGTGCGTCGACGCCGTTCGACGCGAGGGCGCGACGGCGGTCATGGGGAACCACGACCGCGCGGTCGTCCGAGACTCTGGATTCGGCTTCAACAGCATGGCGAACGCTGGCGTCGAGTACGCGCGCGACGTCCTCGACGACGAGCACTTCGAGTACCTCGCGGAACTCCCCGAGGAACGCCTCGCCGCCGGCGGTCGAGTGAAGATCGTCCACGGCCATCCCGACGACCCCGACCACTACACGCGACCCCACGAGTTCTCGCCGCGCCTCCTCGACGACGAGGACGTCCTCGTCATGGGCCACACGCACGTCCAGCACCACGAGAAGTACGGCGACGGCATCGTGATGAACCCCGGGAGCGTCGGGCAGCCCCGCGACGGCGACCCGCGGGCGGCGTACGCGCTCCTGGACCTGGACGCGATGACGATCGACGAACGCCGCGTCGAGTACGACGTCGACGCGGTGCAGGAGGCGGTCCACGACGCGGGCCTCCCCGAGCGCATCGGCGCGCGACTCGAACGCGGCGAGTAG
- the cgi121 gene encoding KEOPS complex subunit Cgi121: MRVVEGTTVVDDLDGFVAALGDVGDAHDCVVQAFDARYVAGREHLATALRYAARAHRRGDAIARDPAVEVLLYAAGRRQIDRALAMGVSEGEHDVAVVVATDFPDAPLDERDTGQNDSDTAREERDAERECATAVADLLDAPQSLDAGETFAATDRERVREFFDVGDRELTATDAPLADLVRERVVLLSIDH, translated from the coding sequence ATGCGCGTCGTCGAGGGAACCACGGTCGTCGACGACCTCGACGGATTCGTCGCCGCGCTCGGCGACGTCGGCGACGCCCACGACTGCGTCGTGCAGGCGTTCGACGCCCGCTACGTCGCCGGGCGCGAGCACCTCGCGACCGCGCTCCGGTACGCCGCTCGCGCCCACCGCCGCGGGGACGCCATCGCCCGGGACCCCGCCGTCGAGGTGCTCCTGTACGCCGCCGGCCGCCGCCAGATCGACCGCGCGCTCGCGATGGGCGTCAGCGAGGGCGAGCACGATGTCGCGGTCGTCGTCGCGACCGACTTCCCCGACGCGCCCCTCGACGAGCGCGACACGGGCCAGAACGACAGCGACACGGCCCGGGAAGAGCGCGACGCCGAACGCGAGTGCGCGACCGCAGTCGCGGACCTCCTCGACGCGCCGCAGTCGCTCGACGCGGGCGAGACGTTCGCGGCGACCGACCGCGAGCGCGTCCGCGAGTTCTTCGACGTCGGCGACCGCGAACTGACAGCAACCGACGCCCCCCTCGCCGACCTCGTCCGCGAGCGCGTCGTCCTGCTGTCGATCGACCACTGA
- a CDS encoding SDR family oxidoreductase encodes MTDDDFAPAAVSHENVMTVADDRFAPGNVAIVTGAASGIGRATAVALAANGLTVLATDLDEDGLADAVERADEIGVDGSVETHEADLTNDDDIEGIVDAAAELGDVRFVANIAGLQHIDPIDEFPVEKFDLMHQVMLRAPFLLAKHAMPHIRESGSEAAGTSGTGAIGNMASIHGHTATEDKAAYISAKFGLRGLTQAIAAEGDGTLRAFSVSTGYVKTPLVTEQIPDTAAERGISEQEVVEDVMLGDAKVKEMMEPVEVANLFVLGFSEHARHLDGGDLTWDGGHLYTY; translated from the coding sequence ATGACCGACGACGACTTCGCTCCGGCCGCCGTCTCGCACGAGAACGTCATGACCGTCGCGGACGACCGGTTCGCGCCCGGGAACGTCGCAATCGTCACCGGTGCCGCGTCGGGCATCGGACGCGCGACGGCGGTCGCGCTCGCCGCGAACGGCCTGACGGTGCTCGCGACCGACCTCGACGAGGACGGTCTCGCCGACGCCGTCGAGCGCGCCGACGAGATCGGCGTCGACGGGTCGGTCGAGACCCACGAGGCGGACCTGACGAACGACGACGACATTGAGGGGATCGTCGACGCCGCCGCCGAACTCGGCGACGTGCGGTTCGTCGCGAACATCGCGGGCCTCCAGCACATCGACCCGATCGACGAGTTCCCCGTCGAGAAGTTCGACCTCATGCACCAAGTCATGCTCCGTGCGCCGTTCCTCCTCGCGAAGCACGCGATGCCGCACATCCGCGAGAGCGGGTCGGAAGCAGCGGGAACGAGCGGGACCGGCGCGATCGGGAACATGGCGAGCATTCACGGCCACACCGCGACCGAGGACAAGGCCGCGTACATCTCCGCGAAGTTCGGCCTCCGGGGGCTCACGCAGGCGATCGCGGCCGAAGGCGACGGCACCCTCCGCGCGTTCTCGGTGTCGACGGGGTACGTGAAGACGCCGCTCGTCACCGAGCAGATCCCCGACACCGCCGCAGAACGCGGCATCAGCGAACAGGAGGTCGTGGAGGACGTCATGCTCGGCGACGCGAAGGTCAAGGAGATGATGGAACCCGTCGAGGTCGCGAACCTCTTCGTCCTCGGGTTCAGCGAGCACGCCCGCCACCTCGACGGCGGCGACCTCACGTGGGACGGCGGCCACCTCTACACGTACTGA